The DNA sequence acatgtCGGCAAACTATGATTTTTTTGTGAACAAtaataatgaaacaaacaaataaactacAGCTCACACATATGTCTTGCCGACACTCGCCGGGATTCGATATCAAAATAAATTCTGAAGTTCCGCTTCACATATTAGATGAAGCTTGTAACTTGCATGCACCTGAGTGAAGTACACAgaattttaaaagaaatgaaTTAATCTTATCGTCAGACAGTATAAGTCAAAATAAATATTTTAATTAGTGCATTCCAGGAATGGACTTTGTCGTGTTtctgtcctatacatttttctaTCAGCTATTCAAATAGCTAAATCCGAAGTTTTGACCCGTTATTTGCTACGTCGTGTCAGAAACCCTTTTGCATTCATTTTTTGCTGTAGTTGTCTTTGTTGAGTAGTTAATTTGGAGATTGTTATGCCTAAAGGCAAATATTGATTTTATTGAGAGAAAATGTGTTTTTTACGTCTGCTTTGATTGTGCATTTGCCCTTAGTAGCTTTTAATTTTGAAATCAccatgcttttttttctccaattgtCCGTTTCCGTCCATTTTGTTAAATATTTTGTTTAGGTGATTTTGAAGACacaaaaacgttgtttgtttTAAAATCTCACCTGTACCCATCTGACATACAGTTCAGGATCGGGATATGTCGTTCTCTCAAGGTAGGCAGGGTCAGATTCGTCCACGCCGTTTCCACCAATCAGATCCGGCAGCACAAAAGGGTAGCCAATCACGCCGAAGGTCAGAGCGCAAGGAATGACGGTCTTGATGGCGCGGTGGTACCCCCAGGCGCTCTGACGATCCAGCATCCGGAACATGATGGGCTTGTCTTGGCTGCGGGCCCCGGTACGCACTTCCTGTACGCGTACGTCTTGGTCAGACCTGCAAGATACATATAGAAACCagtagagtagagtagagtagagtagagtagagtagagtagagtagagtactagagtagagtagagtagagaaaagtagagtagagtagagtagagtagagtagagtagagtagagtagagtagagtagagtagagtGGAGTGGAGTTTAACCATTAACCATAGAGAAGTGTTGTTTTGAAAAAAGCATGCTTTGTAGAAATCTACTTATAAATCGAAAGGCGACAAACAACCAGAAGGCGACAACAAATAGGGAAAGTCGATACTGTCGTTGTTTTCTACCCTGTCAACTCTGTGTTTGCAAAAATCATTTCAATCATCCCGCCAGCTCTAAAAATCTGACACGAGAAAACTCACGTCTTCTTTGTGTTCGTTATGTGTAAATTATTCAGTCGTGTTCCCCGCAATCTCCATACTAAccaggacaacaacaacaacaacaacaacaacaacaacaacaacaacaacaacaacaacaacaacaagataaAATTCAAGAGCAGTATCTCAAATTCAaaaaagctgttgcaaggtactAAACTTTGCAAACAATAAGAACCAAGACTGTGCGCTGAAACGGGGGTAATATCGTGATGAAAAGCATTAATTTTAACTTAAAATTCGATCGACTCCGTAAACTGTATCTGCCAAATGGCAGATAGTTGGAGGACAGAGTTAATCTGGGATACTGTTATTGAATTTTACCACACCGTATAAATACCACATACCGGTAAGCCAAATCAACATATATCCGACTGAACTCGTCCGGACTGTCAATAGGAGAATTCGTAGAATACGCGTGAGGCAGCCAGTTTCCATCGCCCGCGTCAAACTTGAAGGAAGTGACGTTGTAAGTGTCTTGCAGATGACGTAGGTTGCCTAGATACCACTGCACGGCGTTCTCATTGGTCACATCCAGCATGAATGCTACGTCACCGCGCCACCATGCCACTAGGGCTGGAACTTGACTGTCAACAGCTGTGGCATTTCGAGAGTTTTAGTAAAAACAGAGCGGAGCAAAATTAATGGTGGAGTAAGGGCGGTGTGGGTTGgagtagagtagagtagagtagagtagagtagagtagagtagagtagagtagagtagagtagagtagagtagagtagagtagagtagagAAAAGTAGGGTGCAATAAAGCGAAAAAGCGCAGAATGGAGCTGAATGGAGCTAAATGgagtagagtagagtagagtagCGTATGATAGTGTAGAGCAGAGTGGATTAGAGTAGAGTAGTGTATAGAagagtagagtagagtagagtGATGTAGAGTGAagtagagtagagtagagtagagtagagtagagtagagAAAAGTAGGGTGCAATAAAGCGAAAAAGCGCAGAATGGAGCTGAATGGAGCTAAATGgagtagagtagagtagagtagCGTATGATAGTGTAGAGCAGAGTGGATTAGAGTAGAGTAGTGTATAGAagagtagagtagagtagagtGGTGTGGAGTGACGTAGAGTAGAGAAGAACAGAGTCCATCAAAGTAGAGTAGAGTGGAGTGGAGAAGAATCCAGTAGAGTGGAGTAGAGTAGAATGGAGTAGAAAGGAGAAGCATGAAGTCGAGTAGAGTAGAATAGAAGGGAGGACCTCTGAGAGGACAGGAAATGTGAGGCGAGGAGAGTACCGTAGAGTACAGTAGAGTATAGTGGAGTACACTACAATACAGTGCAGAATCTCTAACAAAATATTCAATCAGGGAAATAAGACCAAGGCACAAAACGAACATTCAAGACACGAAGTAAAGAATGACCGGTCGGGTCTTCATAAGCTACGAGTTCTCCTTGCTAACGAGGCATTCCTTAATTCCGAAATTGACCGAAAAtcagtgtcaaagcttcgtgaagtcgacttctaCCCAATTAATAGCCGCTTCAGCCAACGATCTTGACCAGCAGGTGCATGTACTTACCCTTAAGAAGGTATCCCTGCTTGGCAGCATACATCCACGACGCAGAGTCTAGGTTGAAGAAAGGATGCACCCACACTGTGACCACAAAGCCAAGCGCGGTCAACTGTGAGATCATTCCCTTGGCGTCAGGGAACTTTTCTTTGCTGAAGTCCATGTCACCATACTTTGGCGTCCAGTCGTCGTCTATTTCCATCTGGGAGTAAGGTAAACCTGAAATCAACGagaaaatattatttatttttctcagCATAAATGTTGGCCCAAGTAGAGAAAACGTGCGTATTTCCATGAGGAACATGACATAGAAAACCCCAGCTAATTAACCTACCAGGTGTACGTGATCCACCAACTGTGATTGATATCATAGTTGCTTCCCCTTATTCATACAATAGGCCtacccactgatctaaaaatatatggaTAGCGCGTCCCTTCTTATTGGCTATCAAAATATTGACGCCACCGGATCTGCCATCTTGGGACACCGTTCGATACAGCGAAAGAAGACTGCTGTCAACTCTCGAAACTacgattatttccctttgaccttTGTCAGTGTGGTACGGTGCAGTAAGATGGCGGCACTCTGGTTTAAGCTGTTTCATTGGCTGTGCGCTATCCATTATTTTCACATCAGTGACAGTACCCAAAGGCTATCGTTGTTCTATATTGTCATACGGCTTGTGCAGGAAGACACTTCCTGGGAAAACAACTTCGTTTCCTGAAATTAATTTTGCAAATCGAAATTGTTTTCATGTACAAAATAAATGCAAAACGACATATCTTTTCTGCGCACATTTTTGgcatgtgcacacacaagtGGACGATGTTCGTATCACAAGCAAAATCCTCGACGAATCAACCGTGAGTTCCAAAATGGTGCTGTGTACAGTACACGAGAAGAAAGGTACGTTTTATAACACAGACCAAGACACTCTTTTAATACTCTCCTAGCTGCATTGATACTTTTCCCCCATTACTTCTGTAGAAAGATTATTCGATACTTTTGCGTGCGAAATATATGCCCAATACATACCTGTACCGGAggtcatacagacagacaaacatacagagagTCAGAATCCGAAACTAATAAACTGCAAACGTTTCAAAatctagaagaaaaaaaacacacacaaacccccaAAACACAAATATGgaatgtttttttggttttgttttttaaaatagtTTTTTAACGTTTTCTTGTATGAACAGTCAGACAGGCATACAGGAGGAAGTTCTCACCACTCTGAACGATGTCGTTGGCAAACTGAATCACAATGCTCTGGTTTATCGGGCCTTTGAACATGGCCCAGGTTGACCAGATGGCGCCACGGAACAACTCTTCCGCCGGGATGTCACGTGGTTTGGGCACGTGCATTGAGGTCATATGACCGTGCACAGCTTTCACGTTAGAACCTTGGCATATCTGGTAGCGCAGAGAGGGTAAAGAATTGTTGGGATTAAAGTAAGGGTAGCGCTCATATTTGGCAGACAAGCAAACTTGACCGTCGTTGCTTTGGTTGAAACTCAGATACAACGGAACTTCCGGGTAAACGTAAATCCCAAACCCGTTCGAAGAAACGAAAAGCCGTTCTTGAACGTTTCCGTATTCTTTTACCCACGTGTCT is a window from the Littorina saxatilis isolate snail1 linkage group LG10, US_GU_Lsax_2.0, whole genome shotgun sequence genome containing:
- the LOC138978280 gene encoding myogenesis-regulating glycosidase-like; protein product: MARISGRWFAVFATVTVVVVGVLVGVLAWKLSDNNDDSDTSIVRSRRAPHVASFGESLLLQARDDTKLTIKNKQGEVTNVASMGLNMPTSESLTECDASPGNICYEWKGDRRLRISRNKHDTSDVNCYDVTWQALDCVTQILKDCYTLQKAFWFGGFEDYNQFWPMNSIQQNEAPYVNGDTWVKEYGNVQERLFVSSNGFGIYVYPEVPLYLSFNQSNDGQVCLSAKYERYPYFNPNNSLPSLRYQICQGSNVKAVHGHMTSMHVPKPRDIPAEELFRGAIWSTWAMFKGPINQSIVIQFANDIVQSGLPYSQMEIDDDWTPKYGDMDFSKEKFPDAKGMISQLTALGFVVTVWVHPFFNLDSASWMYAAKQGYLLKAVDSQVPALVAWWRGDVAFMLDVTNENAVQWYLGNLRHLQDTYNVTSFKFDAGDGNWLPHAYSTNSPIDSPDEFSRIYVDLAYRSDQDVRVQEVRTGARSQDKPIMFRMLDRQSAWGYHRAIKTVIPCALTFGVIGYPFVLPDLIGGNGVDESDPAYLERTTYPDPELYVRWVQVSTFLPFVQFSVGPWVYNSTIQNIVMNAMNIRKNYTDVIISLARESTRTGAPIVRPLWWIAPTDQEALTTDSQYLLGDDLLVAPVLEKGSRSRDVYLPAGTWRDETLGGNHVGPTWVRGYIADLDVLPYFTRV